Proteins encoded in a region of the Anoxybacillus amylolyticus genome:
- a CDS encoding ABC transporter substrate-binding protein — MSKLKMVSAAVLSLSLLLSGCGNSTKESQSSDGKKTASSEVKITLLNSKGEIQAQLEEAAKEFSKENPGTTLEVIPAAAGQSPFEKVTSMYASGNAPTIAMLDPGDVKKFADKALDLSKEKWVNDAVERSLDVVKTEGGKVLGFPFAVEGYGLIYNKAVLDKAVGGNFDPSSIKTRSDLAELMKKIQKTGVASNLQSPMDWSLAGHFLPIGYSVQSNKSEEVEAFLTNLKEGKEDLTKNEKLNGLLDTFDLLKENNINKKDPMSGTYEQGPELLGKGKVGIWFMGNWAWPQIKGFDTTNGNYGFLPVPISDNPDDYGNSQIPVGVTKYLIVDKEQNSPEQQASAKKFLEWLVYNEKGQDVLVNKANIIPAFKNITLEPQDPLAKSIKAYMNNNKTLQFMVTLPPDHWSQVGAFMQQYLDNKIDRKQLLKQIEGYWKSQQ, encoded by the coding sequence TTGAGCAAACTAAAAATGGTGTCAGCTGCAGTACTATCATTATCTTTATTGTTGTCAGGATGTGGGAATTCTACAAAGGAAAGTCAATCGTCAGATGGAAAGAAAACTGCTAGCTCCGAAGTGAAAATTACCCTTCTCAACTCGAAAGGGGAAATTCAAGCACAGTTGGAAGAAGCTGCAAAAGAATTTAGCAAAGAAAACCCTGGAACAACATTAGAGGTGATTCCAGCTGCTGCAGGACAATCGCCATTTGAAAAGGTAACATCGATGTATGCATCGGGAAATGCACCGACAATCGCAATGTTGGATCCAGGTGATGTGAAAAAATTTGCTGATAAAGCGCTTGATTTATCAAAAGAAAAATGGGTGAATGATGCTGTTGAACGCAGCCTAGATGTCGTTAAGACAGAAGGCGGAAAGGTTTTAGGATTCCCGTTTGCGGTTGAAGGATACGGCTTAATTTACAACAAAGCTGTTCTTGACAAAGCAGTTGGAGGAAACTTTGATCCTTCTTCCATTAAAACAAGAAGTGATTTAGCAGAGTTAATGAAAAAGATTCAAAAAACAGGAGTTGCATCAAACCTTCAATCTCCGATGGATTGGTCGCTCGCAGGACATTTTTTACCAATTGGGTATAGTGTTCAATCTAATAAATCTGAAGAAGTGGAAGCGTTTTTAACAAACCTTAAAGAAGGAAAAGAAGATTTGACGAAAAACGAAAAATTAAACGGGCTATTAGATACGTTTGATCTATTAAAAGAAAATAACATTAATAAGAAAGATCCGATGTCAGGAACGTATGAGCAAGGACCAGAGTTATTAGGAAAAGGAAAAGTCGGTATTTGGTTTATGGGGAACTGGGCATGGCCGCAAATTAAAGGGTTTGATACAACAAACGGCAACTACGGTTTCTTGCCAGTTCCAATTAGCGATAATCCAGATGACTACGGTAACTCGCAAATCCCTGTTGGTGTAACGAAATACTTGATCGTTGACAAAGAACAAAACTCTCCTGAACAACAAGCGTCAGCGAAAAAGTTTTTAGAGTGGCTAGTATATAATGAAAAAGGGCAAGACGTGTTAGTCAATAAGGCGAACATCATTCCAGCGTTTAAAAATATTACATTAGAGCCGCAAGATCCATTAGCAAAATCGATTAAAGCGTATATGAACAATAATAAAACGCTTCAATTTATGGTTACGCTTCCACCTGACCATTGGTCTCAAGTCGGTGCGTTCATGCAGCAATATTTAGACAATAAAATCGATCGAAAACAGTTGTTGAAACAAATTGAAGGTTACTGGAAATCACAACAATAA